Genomic window (Sediminispirochaeta smaragdinae DSM 11293):
AGGAGAATATCGAATTTGCCAAGCTTATCGACGAAGAGAAGAAAAGCGGCAGGGGCGATCATCTTGTAGAGGCGGCCATCGGCGGACATGCCCCCTTTACCCTTCCCGACGCAGGGCTTGTTGCAATGAAGGAAGCGGTCGATGTAACCGGCCGGGGAATTCACCTTCATGTTGCCGAGGGGCGCTACGATGTCAGTGATTCTCACCTGCGTTTCAACAAGGATCTCGGCCGTCGGCTTGCTGACCACGGCCTCCTTAACGAGAAGGCGCTTTTGGTCCACGGTATCTACCTTTCCGATGAGGATATTCGGCTTATCAACGAGGCCGATGCCTATCTTGTGCATAACGCCCGAAGCAACATGAACAACGGGGTCGGCTACAATGTCAATCTGCCGAAGTATAAGAATCTTGCCCTCGGAACCGACGGGATCGGCGCAAACATGTTCGAGGAATTTAAGTTCGCCTACTTCAAACACAAGGATGCAGGCGGCCAGCTCTGGCCGGATGATTATCTGAGGTTTCTCTACAATGGAAACGCTATCCTGGAGCGTTATTTTGACGAAAAGTACGGGCGCCTGGAGGCCGGCTACAAGGCGGATATCGTTATTGCCGACTATCTTAGCCCGACGCCGCTTGCCCCCGAAAATATCGCTGGGCACATGGCCTTCGGCATGACAAGCGGTGATGTACGGACCGTACTTGTTAACGGCCGCGTGGTGCTGGAAGATGGCCGCTTCCCCTTTGATGCAGAGGCACTGTATGCCGAGGCCCGCAAAACGACACTGCGGGTCTGGAAGAACATAGACAGATTAGCCGATTAAAAAAGACGGCAAATATAAAACGACAAAGGAGAATTAATATGGGAGTTCGTGACGATATTCTGAAAAAAGCGAAGGAATACCGTGACTATACGGCACAGGTCCTGAGCGAAATGGTACAGATCAAAAGTTACAGCGGGGATGAAGAGGCTGTCTGCCGGAAGATTGTCCAGATGTGCCAGGATGCCGGTTTCGACGAGGTTCGTATCGACGGCCTCGGAAGCGTGATCGGCAGGGTTGGAAACGGGCCCAAGACCATTGCCTTCGACGCTCATATCGATACCGTCGAAGTCGGCGACCCCGACCAGTGGAAGTTTGACCCCTTTTCCGGCCTTATCAAGGAGGGGCTGATTCACGGACGGGGATCCAGCGATCAGAAGGGTGGTGCCGCCAGCATGATTGCCGCCGGTCGAATTCTGAAGGAACTTGGCTACAGCGGTGAATACACTGTCTACTTTACCTTTACCGTCATGGAAGAGGACTGCGACGGCATGTGCTGGAAGTACCTTATCGAAGAAGAGAAGTTCAAACCGGACCTTTTTGTCTCTACCGAACCGACCAGCTGCCGTATCTACCGCGGACACCGGGGAAGGATGGAGATGATGGTGCGCCTCAAAGGGGTTTCCAGCCACGGCTCCGCCCCGGAGCGGGGTGAAAGTGCCGCCTACAAGGCAGCTCGTGCCGCCCTCGCCATGGAAAAGCTCAATGCAGATCTCCAGCCCGACGACGATAATTTTCTCGGAAAGGGAACCGTCGTGGTAAGCCAAATCGATGTAAAGGGTCCAAGCCAGTGTGCGGTTCCCGATCAGGCTATGCTCTATCTCGATCGACGCCTGACCTGGGGTGAGGACAAGGAACTTGCCATCGCCCAGGTGAAAAAGTACATTTCCGAGGCCATCGGCGAGAGCGAGGATAAGGTACAGGTGGAGATGCCCATGTACGAAGAGCTCGGCTGGAAGAAGCTGGACTATCATCAGGAGCTGTACTTTCCCACATGGAAGATTCCCGAGGACAATAAACTGGTTCAGGCAGGTGTGAGCGCCTATAAGGATCTCTGGAACAAGGAGCCGGTTGTCGATAAGTGGACATTTTCCACCAATGCCGTTGCCACTACCGGACGCCATAAAATTCCGGCCATCGGCTTCGGCCCCGGGGATGAGGCTCAGGCCCATGCCCCTAATGAGATCACCAGGGTAGATGATCTTGAGATCTGTTCGGCCTTTTATGCCATGCTTCCCTATGTACTTGAAGGAAAAAACTAGTATATTACTAGAGTATAGGATTGTGCCCGTCCGCCGATGACGACGGACGGGCTTTTCGACGCTAACCTCCGTCCGGGAGGAAGAAGGGTAGGTCTTGAATGAACGCAAACATCAGTAAGGCCGTGACGCGGGTCGATGCCGAGGCAAAGAGTACCGGAGCTGCCAAGTATGTCTCAGATCTCCAGTTTCCGGGACTCTTATACGCCAGGGTTCTCCGCTCGGATCGCGCCAGAGCAACAATTCTTGAGGTACATGTTCCACCGCTACCCGAGGGCTATTTTTTCATAAATAAAAACGATATTCCCTCTGGTGGCACCAATGAAGTCTTAATGATCAAAAAGGATTGGCCCGTATTCGCCGACGGCCGGGTCCGCTATATCGGAGAAGCCATCGGCCTGGTTGTAGGGCCTGATCGACAAAGGGTGCTGGAAATCCTGAAAGGAATCGAGGTAGTCTACGAGGATCTCGATCCCGTGTTCACGCTGGAGGAGGCCCTTGCACTCAAAGGGGGCCCGCTTTACGGTGATGATAATCTCTATGCCGATTACCATCTGGTCAAGGGAGACCCCGACGCCGCCTTTGACGCTGCCGATCAAATCATCGAAGATGAGATCAGCACCGGCTATCAGGAACATATCTACATGGAGCCTCAGGGGGTCATCGGAACCCTGGAAGAGGGGAAGATTACCTTTTACGCCTCAAGCCAGTGTCCCTTTTACATTCGAAAGGCCGTTGCGCATTGTTTAGGCCTTTCTCCCGACGAGGTGAGGGTGAAGCAGGCTGTTACCGGAGGCGCTTTCGGGGGCAAGGAGCACTTCCCCGATGTGATGGCCACCCCTGTCGCCGTTGCGGTACACAAGATAGGAAAGCCTGTTCAGCTGGTTCTCGACCGCATCGAGGACATCAGCTTTACCCCCAAACGGCATCCCAGTACAACCCGTTTCCGAACGGCCCTGGACAAAGATGGGAAAATCATCGGTATGGATATCGATGTACAGATAAACGCTGGGGCCTACGAGAGCTGCTCGCTTGTCGTTCTTCAGAGGGCGATTTTCAGTTCCAACAGTGTCTACGACATTCCCAACGTCAAGATTCGGGGCAGGGCCATTGCCACGAACAATGTGCCCAGCGATGCCTACCGCGGTTTCGGGGCGCCCCAGGGGCTTTTTGCGGTTGAGATGCATATGAGCCATCTCGCACGGCAGCTTGGTGTCGATGAGCTTGCCTTCAAAGAGCGTTATTTTACGGAAAAGGGTGGTGTAACCGTCACCAACGGCAAGATCAAAGAGGATGTCAAACTGCCGGAGATGCTCCAAAAGATTAAAGAGGCCTCCGACTACGATCGAAAGGCCGCCGAGTATAGCCGTGGGGCCCTTCGGGGAATCGGCATATCGATTTTTAATCACGGCAGCGGTTTTACCGGTAACGGAGAACAGGCGATCATAAAGGGCCTTGTTACCATGCGGGGAAGGCGTGATGGAAAGGCTGACCTGTTGGTGAGTAACGTAGAGATGGGGCAGGGACTCCAAACCACCTTTCGTAAGATCGCTGCCCAGGTTCTCGGCCTGCCGGTGGAGGATGTCGGTTATGATAATCCCGATACCGACCGTGTCCCCGATTCCGGCCCGACCTGTGCCTCTCGCTCCATTGCGGTTGTGGGTTTTCTGGTCCAGGAATGTGCAAAGAAGTTGAAAGCCGCCTGGAAGCCGGGGGAAATGGTCGAAGTTTCCCACCGTTACGCCCCGCCTCCCGGACTGGAATGGAACCAGGATGATCTTCAGGGGGATGCATACCCCTCTTTCGGCTGGGGGATCAATGTTGTCGAAGTGGAGGTCGATCCGGTTACCTATGAGGTTTCCACAAAGGGAATCTGGTCGGTTTTTGATGTGGGAACGGCCATCGACGAGAGGGTGGTTGAAGGGCAGGCTCATGGTGGTATCATCCAGGGGCTCGGTTATGCCAGCCTTGAAAAGCTGGAGGCGGTCAACGGACGCTTTCGCCAGCATACCATGGCCGATTATGTCATTCCGACCTCCATGGATTTCCCATCCATCCACAACCAATTGGTAGACAATCCCTATCCCTACGGTCCCTTTGGAGCAAAGGGGGCGGGAGAGCTGGTCTTCGACGGCGCCGCTCCTGCCTATGCCGATGCGGTTCAGTGGGCAATCGACAAGCCTGTCGACCGGATTCCGGTCACGCCGGAATATCTGATGGAGGTGATCGAAGGATGAGCTTGGTATCTTTTACATTAAACGGGAAACCGGTAAGCGTGGAAGCCGATCCGCTTCTGCGCCTACTTGATCTGCTTCGTGAAGATCTCGGCCTCACCGGCGTCAAAGAGGGCTGTGGAGAGGGGGAATGCGGAGCCTGTTCTGTTCTCAAAGACGGAAAGATTGTTAATTCATGTCTGATCCCCGTGGCTACCGTTGCGGGATGTGAGATCGTAACCCCGGAAGGACTCCGTGACACGGATAGGGGTAAGTGCATCGTCGAGGCCTTTGCAGAAAGCGGGGCTGTTCAGTGTGGTTTCTGTACGCCCGGAATGATGATGGCAACCGAGTCTCTTTTGCGTAAGAATCCCGATCCGAGCGAGGCTGAGGTGCGGGAAGGGCTTTCCGGCAACCTCTGTCGTTGTACCGGTTACGACATGATTGTTCGCGGGGTTTTGCTTGCCGCGAACAAGGGGAGGGGGCTATGGTAACGGGATACAAACCTCAAACCCTCCGCGAGGCGCTCGAATTACGGAAAAACAGCGGGGTTCTTCCCTTTGCCGGAGGTACGGACCTCATGGTTCGCTATAAAAGCTGGGCGGGGACGCTTCCTTCTTTTCCAAAATCCGTGCTCTTTTTAGGCCATTTGAAGGAACTCCAAAACATTGAGCTAAGCAGTGGAAAGATTATCTACGGTGCGGGTGCCACCCTGACCGAAATCATGGAGTATCCCGGCACCCCAGCCCTTCTCGCCGAAGCAATCCGGGGCATCGCTGCACCAGCCTTGCGAAATGTCGGCACCATGGCCGGAAACCTCTGCAACGCATCTCCTGCCGGAGATTCGATTTGCGCCCTCTATGCTCTTGGAGCCTCTGTTGTCTGTAAAAGCCTTTCCGGTGAACGACAGATTCCCGTCATCGATTTTGTGACAGGGCCGGGCCGAACGGCCCTCGCCGATGATGAGATTGTGTCGGCCATCATTGTCCCTGCTCTCGATTGGACTGTTACTTTTTATCGCAAGGTGGGAACGAGAAAGGCAAACGCTCTTTCCAAACTGAGCTTCTGCGGCCTCGCCAAGATCAAAGGCGGCCGGATCGACGATGTCAGGATTGCCGTCGGTGCTGTCGGTCCGACGGTTGTTCGTAGCCTTGAGTTGGAAAGGCTCTTGGCCGGGGCGGGATCCGGCGAGCTTGAAGAGCTTCGCGAGCGCCTGCTGCAATCCTATGGTGCCATGATCGTGCCTATAGACGATCAGCGTTCCACCGCAGCCTATCGAAAAAGGGTTGCCCTCAATCTTCTGGAACTATTTATCGATGACGAACTGAAGAAAGGAGTCTCCTGACCATGGCAAAACTGCTTTTGAAGGATATCTATTACCTGCATCCCGGCGGCCAGGCCGAAGGGCTTCGCGGTTATGATATGTTGGTCGACGGCAACAAAATTGCCTCGATCGCCCCGAAGATCGATCCTGCCGGGGTCGACCGGATTATCGACTGTTCCACCCATGTGGTGGTTCCCGGTCTGGTGAATACCCATCACCACTTTTACCAAACCCTGACGCGAAACATTCCTGCGGTGCAAAACGCCAAACTTTTCGACTGGCTGGTCTACCTCTACGAGGTGTGGAAGCACATTGACGAAGAAGCCGTCTATTATTCGAGCCTTCTTGCCATGGCAGAACTTCTGAAGACCGGCTGTACCCTTACTACCGATCACCACTACCTCTACCCCAATAATTTTGCCGGTGACCTCATGGGGCTTCAGTTCGAGGCGGCCGAAACCCTCGGTATGCGCTTCTCACCGACCCGGGGCTCCATGAGCCTCTCGAAGAAGGATGGGGGATTGCCCCCCGACTCGGTGGTACAGACCGAGGAGATTATCTTGGCCGACAGCGAGCGGGTCATCTCCCAATATCACGACAAAAGCGATTTTTCCATGCGCAAGGTTGTTCTGGCCCCTTGTAGCCCCTTTAGCGTAACCGAACAGCTCATGAAGGATTCCGCGGCCCTTGCGCGGCAGCATGGGGTTCGCCTGCACACCCACCTTGCCGAGACCCTGGATGAAAATGATTTTTGTGTTCAGGTCTACGGCAGGCGCCCGGTACAGGTGATGGCCGACTGCGATTTTCTCGGTGATGATGTCTTTTTTGCTCACGGCATCCACTTCAACGATGAGGAACTCGATATTTTGGCCGAAACCGGTAGCCACATCGCCCACTGTCCGGCCAGCAATATGCGCCTGGGAAGCGGTATCTGCCGGGTTTCGGAGATGCTGCCTCGGGGGATAAATGTCGCCCTTGGGGTGGATGGCTCTGCCAGTAACGATACCAGCGATCTTTTGGGCGAAGCCCGTCAGGCCATGCTGCTCCAGCGGGTCAAGTACGGAAGCGGTGCCCTTACCGCAAAACAGACCTTCAAGATCGCCTCGGAAAACGGTGCAAGGTTACTTGGTTATGAAAGGGTGGGGAGGCTTGAAGAGGGGATGGCGGCCGATATGGCGATCTGGAATGTCGATCGGCTCGAATATGCCGGGGCCCTTTCCGACCCCCTTGCCGCGCTGCTTTTCTCTGGTTACGACCACGGGACCGCCTACACCATCGTAAACGGTGAGGTGGTCGTCGATGAGGGCTGCCTTGTCGGTTTTGACGAAAGAGCATTGACAGGGAAGGCCAATGCCATTGCTACCAGGCTTCTCGAGCAACGATAGGGAGGTGGATATGGTAGGAGAATACGTGAAACCATCTCGGGCCGAAGAGGCTCTGGAGTTAAAAAATCGGTATGGAAGCGAGGCCTTTTTTCTCGCCGGCGGGAGTGAGGTGAACAGGCTTCACTCGCCTGTTGCCGGGAGTATTGCAATTGACATTTCCGCTGTAACGCCGAAAAGGATCGAAACGTCAGCTTCTTCCCTTATCATTGGAGCTGGTATATCGCTTCAGCAGATAGCAGATGAAGGTTCCCTCCCTGAGCCTCTTCGCCATGCCGCCGGTCAGGCTGCAAGTCGTCCCCTGCGTCACATGGCGACGGCCGGAGGCAATATTGCCTCCGATCGCCGGGACAGTTATCTCATCCCTGTGTTGCTTGCCTATGATGCCCTCCTTGAGATGTCATCGGGAGAAACGGTATCCCTGGAACAGTGGCTTTCCGATAAGCAGGGTTTGATCATGAATATCATCCTCCCCGACCCGAAGCGGCGGCTGCGAACCGCAAGGCTTACCAGGACCTCCCAGGGCTCTCCCGTTTTTGTCATGGCCTGTGCCCTTACCGAAGTTCCTGAGAAGGGGGTTCGTTTTGTCGTGGGGGGGCTTCCAGGGAGTCCCCGGCGAGTGAAATCGGTAGAGACGCTTTTGGCTTCGGAACCCGAAGCTGTTAAAAGGCTTCCTCAACACCTTGAAAACGCGATAAAGCCGGTTTCCGATTATCTCGGTTCTGCAGAATATAAACGTTACATTGCAGGCGTTAGTGCTATAGATCTTTTTACGGCCTGTATCGCCGCCGGGAATAGGGGGTAAACGCAATGGAATTGACATTCACCCTAAACGGTGTTGAGAAACGACTTTTTTCACATCCCGGCGAGAACCTACGCGAATTGCTTTATCGCCTCGGCATGCTCTCGGTCCGTGACAGCGATGACGGCGAGGGTTTCGCCGGTAGCGATCTCATCCTCGTGGATGGAAAACCTGCCTATGCCAATCTCATGATTGCAGCCCAGGCAGAGGGACGGACGATCCGAACCGCCGAGTCTCTGGTGAAAGGAAAAAAGCTTTCGATCGTCCAGGAATCGATGATCGATGCGGGGGTAGTCCAGTCCGGTTACAACAGCCCTGCCGCGGCTCTCGCCCTTGCAGATCTCCTCGAACGGAGTCCCGATCCTTCCCGAGCGGAGGTGATAGACGCACTTTCCGGGATCTATAATCGTGCCACCGGGTATCAGCAGTTTTTCAAGGCTGTGGAACTCGCATCCCGACGGATGAAAGATCCCGGCTATACCACACAGATCGCTCCCGAGTTTCGGGAAGACCTCGATGTGGTCGGGAAGGTGAGAAAAAAGGTGGACGGTGCCAAATTGGTTACCGCCCGCAAGGCCTTTGTCGAGGATTTTGTGGAACAGGATGCCTGCATCCTCAAAATGCTCAAGAGCCCTCATGCCCATGCATATATTACCAGTATCGATACCAGTAAGGCCGAGGCCTTGCCTGGAGTCGTCATGGTCATTACCTATAAAAATTGTCCCGATGTTTGGTACACCTTTGCCGGCCAGGGCTTTCCCGAGCCCTCTCCCTATGACAGACGGATGTTCAATCAGAAGCTTATGCATGTAGGTGACCGTGTCGCTGCAGTTGTTGCCGAAAACGGGGAGATCGCCGACAAGGCCTTGGGCCTTATCGAGGTCGAATATGAGGTACTTGAGCCTGTATTTACCATCGAAGAAGCCGCTGCCGAAGGCGCACCTGTCATCCACGGCGGAACCGTTGAGTATGTGGCAGGAGCTCCCGACGAGCTTGATTCCTACAACAAAGGAGCAAATCCCCGGGACGGTAAGATCATCTATCAGTTTCCAATCCACGGTGATCCCCGTCATAATATTGCCGCAAGTGTGACCGGAGGGATCGGGGATGTCGACATCGGCTTTGCTCAAGCCGATGTGGTTATCGACAGAGAATACGAGACCAGCCAGGTGCAACAGGCCCCTCTGGAGACCCATGTCGTCTATACCCAGATGGATGGGGAGCGGCTTGTTATCCACGCCTCTACCCAGGTTCCCTGGCATCTTCGCCGGATTGTTTCCACGATCCTTGGTGTCAGTGAAAACCAGGTTAGGGTGATCAAGGAACGTGTCGGCGGCGGTTACGGATCGAAGCAGGATATCGTTCTTGAAGAGGTCGCCGCCTTTGCCACCTGGAGTACCGGCAGATCGGTCTTCTACCATTACACCCGGGAAGAGGAGTTCACCAGCAACTCCAGCCGCTTTCCCATGAAGGTTCGGGTAAAGCTGGGAGCAAAACGTGACGGCACCCTCACCGCTGTCTACATGCGGGTGCTTGCAAACAGCGGCTGCTTCGGCAATCATTGTCTCACCGTTCCGATGAATGCCTGTTCCAAGAGTCTTCCCTTGGTGATGTGCGACAACTTTAAATTCGATGTTATCACCTATTATACCAATATTCCCATAACCGGTGCCTACCAGGGCTACGGAGCACCGAAAGGCTCCTTTGCCCTGCAAATGGCCCTGGCGGAACTCGCCGATGAGTTAAAGATGGATCACCTCAAACTTGTGGAAAAGGTACGGGTCAAAGAGGGGACCATGCTGGAAATCCTTCGCTG
Coding sequences:
- the ssnA gene encoding putative aminohydrolase SsnA yields the protein MIIIKDAQAMQFNPPRVWEKADIVIDGDTILAVGENAGVAYRDRAEKVIDASGRLVYPGLVCSHHHYYSGLSRGVMAKVGPTPDFVSTLRNLWWLLDRALDEESVYYSGLICSMDAIKSGTTAVIDHHASPSYIKGSLATLKKSFEKVGLRGMTCYETTDRNGLEGMEQGIEENIEFAKLIDEEKKSGRGDHLVEAAIGGHAPFTLPDAGLVAMKEAVDVTGRGIHLHVAEGRYDVSDSHLRFNKDLGRRLADHGLLNEKALLVHGIYLSDEDIRLINEADAYLVHNARSNMNNGVGYNVNLPKYKNLALGTDGIGANMFEEFKFAYFKHKDAGGQLWPDDYLRFLYNGNAILERYFDEKYGRLEAGYKADIVIADYLSPTPLAPENIAGHMAFGMTSGDVRTVLVNGRVVLEDGRFPFDAEALYAEARKTTLRVWKNIDRLAD
- a CDS encoding YgeY family selenium metabolism-linked hydrolase, whose product is MGVRDDILKKAKEYRDYTAQVLSEMVQIKSYSGDEEAVCRKIVQMCQDAGFDEVRIDGLGSVIGRVGNGPKTIAFDAHIDTVEVGDPDQWKFDPFSGLIKEGLIHGRGSSDQKGGAASMIAAGRILKELGYSGEYTVYFTFTVMEEDCDGMCWKYLIEEEKFKPDLFVSTEPTSCRIYRGHRGRMEMMVRLKGVSSHGSAPERGESAAYKAARAALAMEKLNADLQPDDDNFLGKGTVVVSQIDVKGPSQCAVPDQAMLYLDRRLTWGEDKELAIAQVKKYISEAIGESEDKVQVEMPMYEELGWKKLDYHQELYFPTWKIPEDNKLVQAGVSAYKDLWNKEPVVDKWTFSTNAVATTGRHKIPAIGFGPGDEAQAHAPNEITRVDDLEICSAFYAMLPYVLEGKN
- a CDS encoding xanthine dehydrogenase family protein molybdopterin-binding subunit; its protein translation is MNANISKAVTRVDAEAKSTGAAKYVSDLQFPGLLYARVLRSDRARATILEVHVPPLPEGYFFINKNDIPSGGTNEVLMIKKDWPVFADGRVRYIGEAIGLVVGPDRQRVLEILKGIEVVYEDLDPVFTLEEALALKGGPLYGDDNLYADYHLVKGDPDAAFDAADQIIEDEISTGYQEHIYMEPQGVIGTLEEGKITFYASSQCPFYIRKAVAHCLGLSPDEVRVKQAVTGGAFGGKEHFPDVMATPVAVAVHKIGKPVQLVLDRIEDISFTPKRHPSTTRFRTALDKDGKIIGMDIDVQINAGAYESCSLVVLQRAIFSSNSVYDIPNVKIRGRAIATNNVPSDAYRGFGAPQGLFAVEMHMSHLARQLGVDELAFKERYFTEKGGVTVTNGKIKEDVKLPEMLQKIKEASDYDRKAAEYSRGALRGIGISIFNHGSGFTGNGEQAIIKGLVTMRGRRDGKADLLVSNVEMGQGLQTTFRKIAAQVLGLPVEDVGYDNPDTDRVPDSGPTCASRSIAVVGFLVQECAKKLKAAWKPGEMVEVSHRYAPPPGLEWNQDDLQGDAYPSFGWGINVVEVEVDPVTYEVSTKGIWSVFDVGTAIDERVVEGQAHGGIIQGLGYASLEKLEAVNGRFRQHTMADYVIPTSMDFPSIHNQLVDNPYPYGPFGAKGAGELVFDGAAPAYADAVQWAIDKPVDRIPVTPEYLMEVIEG
- a CDS encoding (2Fe-2S)-binding protein, translated to MSLVSFTLNGKPVSVEADPLLRLLDLLREDLGLTGVKEGCGEGECGACSVLKDGKIVNSCLIPVATVAGCEIVTPEGLRDTDRGKCIVEAFAESGAVQCGFCTPGMMMATESLLRKNPDPSEAEVREGLSGNLCRCTGYDMIVRGVLLAANKGRGLW
- a CDS encoding FAD binding domain-containing protein, whose translation is MVTGYKPQTLREALELRKNSGVLPFAGGTDLMVRYKSWAGTLPSFPKSVLFLGHLKELQNIELSSGKIIYGAGATLTEIMEYPGTPALLAEAIRGIAAPALRNVGTMAGNLCNASPAGDSICALYALGASVVCKSLSGERQIPVIDFVTGPGRTALADDEIVSAIIVPALDWTVTFYRKVGTRKANALSKLSFCGLAKIKGGRIDDVRIAVGAVGPTVVRSLELERLLAGAGSGELEELRERLLQSYGAMIVPIDDQRSTAAYRKRVALNLLELFIDDELKKGVS
- a CDS encoding 8-oxoguanine deaminase; this encodes MAKLLLKDIYYLHPGGQAEGLRGYDMLVDGNKIASIAPKIDPAGVDRIIDCSTHVVVPGLVNTHHHFYQTLTRNIPAVQNAKLFDWLVYLYEVWKHIDEEAVYYSSLLAMAELLKTGCTLTTDHHYLYPNNFAGDLMGLQFEAAETLGMRFSPTRGSMSLSKKDGGLPPDSVVQTEEIILADSERVISQYHDKSDFSMRKVVLAPCSPFSVTEQLMKDSAALARQHGVRLHTHLAETLDENDFCVQVYGRRPVQVMADCDFLGDDVFFAHGIHFNDEELDILAETGSHIAHCPASNMRLGSGICRVSEMLPRGINVALGVDGSASNDTSDLLGEARQAMLLQRVKYGSGALTAKQTFKIASENGARLLGYERVGRLEEGMAADMAIWNVDRLEYAGALSDPLAALLFSGYDHGTAYTIVNGEVVVDEGCLVGFDERALTGKANAIATRLLEQR
- a CDS encoding FAD binding domain-containing protein — translated: MKPSRAEEALELKNRYGSEAFFLAGGSEVNRLHSPVAGSIAIDISAVTPKRIETSASSLIIGAGISLQQIADEGSLPEPLRHAAGQAASRPLRHMATAGGNIASDRRDSYLIPVLLAYDALLEMSSGETVSLEQWLSDKQGLIMNIILPDPKRRLRTARLTRTSQGSPVFVMACALTEVPEKGVRFVVGGLPGSPRRVKSVETLLASEPEAVKRLPQHLENAIKPVSDYLGSAEYKRYIAGVSAIDLFTACIAAGNRG
- a CDS encoding molybdopterin-dependent oxidoreductase Mo/Fe-S-binding subunit — encoded protein: MELTFTLNGVEKRLFSHPGENLRELLYRLGMLSVRDSDDGEGFAGSDLILVDGKPAYANLMIAAQAEGRTIRTAESLVKGKKLSIVQESMIDAGVVQSGYNSPAAALALADLLERSPDPSRAEVIDALSGIYNRATGYQQFFKAVELASRRMKDPGYTTQIAPEFREDLDVVGKVRKKVDGAKLVTARKAFVEDFVEQDACILKMLKSPHAHAYITSIDTSKAEALPGVVMVITYKNCPDVWYTFAGQGFPEPSPYDRRMFNQKLMHVGDRVAAVVAENGEIADKALGLIEVEYEVLEPVFTIEEAAAEGAPVIHGGTVEYVAGAPDELDSYNKGANPRDGKIIYQFPIHGDPRHNIAASVTGGIGDVDIGFAQADVVIDREYETSQVQQAPLETHVVYTQMDGERLVIHASTQVPWHLRRIVSTILGVSENQVRVIKERVGGGYGSKQDIVLEEVAAFATWSTGRSVFYHYTREEEFTSNSSRFPMKVRVKLGAKRDGTLTAVYMRVLANSGCFGNHCLTVPMNACSKSLPLVMCDNFKFDVITYYTNIPITGAYQGYGAPKGSFALQMALAELADELKMDHLKLVEKVRVKEGTMLEILRCLGEGREGTPAPVGSCGLGPALEEGADLIGWGKKDQPANPDVHIGQGLAIIQQGSGLPGLDHSCADVKMLADGSFMIHSGGADLGTGLDTVSVKVAAETLKVDMEQVSILSGDTDTTPFDTGAYASSGTFFSGNASLKAAVDLKEKILQVASRMLDEPVEELAVEKPGVVVGKKGKVSYREIAQETQAGLGSGQLVGYASFTSEDFAFPYGAHFCQVAVNTRTGEVKVQKYHALQDCGTPINPELALGQIYGGAFKSVAHSLWEEMVIDKEGVLTNPTLRDYGIPMITDLPEEFGAHLVFTDDAYGPFGGKSVSEISLNGASPALASAIHDAVGVWIRDWPFTPEKVLRALGKL